The Cryptomeria japonica chromosome 9, Sugi_1.0, whole genome shotgun sequence DNA segment CCAAAAAAAACCTCtttcagagtgaaggttgatcacttcaaaaaaggtttaggtatggtagaaaggtaattttctttgcaatttgtatttgcatgtttaatgtgtaaactttttTGTCATgacaggacatttttggattttatcccctgggttcatatctgagaggtgatgatctctcaagataatgaacacttgtatggagacattataaggtgacgatcttataatgtccaaaccagttatcatggtgGATCTGTGGTGAATCATGGATGAAgtcatgattgtgttgtggtaaaacattcatatgaaatgttaatgcacataccacaacttggataagatgagaatttaaatctttctcatatgattatccttaagtattgcgtgtttaggcaatactgatatcacgtgcttaggtgatatcctgtcatcacaagattgacgtgatggacatttgtatcatgtgtctaggtgatacttcatatcatgtatttaggtgatataacatttgtataaaatgttagtgcacttatcacaactaggataaggtgagaaattaagatttctcatatgattatccttaagtattgcgtgtaggcaatactgatatcacatgcttaggtgatatcctatcaatcgcaagattgatgtgatgaacttcaggatcacgtgtttaggtgatactacataccaaatgattagatggtatgattctcatgaatgactaaaatgatcactatctattaaattatgatgcttgaacatattgtctacattcatcttacctagctaagagggagtgttaatgcataatagcttcggtaagataaatgattgaatgagagataagtgaagtctctcattcaatcatttatcatatcaataactatgataaaaccatcaagcaattgaatcatccttgatagtcattctatatttgcatatgaccaaACTATTGATTAAATCATACTATGCATCTTTctcatgttcatctatctaatgaatcttgTATCTAGATGAATATCAATCTAACATAATGATGACTCCGATTAATATATATTATCGGATTGCATTAGATCAGATTGCATTAGATCGGGTTGCATATCGGGTAGTGTTATGTTAggcaccgatagttatcggtgtgttagtctacaccgatagttattggTTGTCAAGGATAGCACACCGATAACTATCAGCTGTTAGCATTGACAGCAAACGAttaaggcaatccacgtaagagcttgtggatagaattgtcgactgaggcaatccacgtgagagatCATGGATAGAATAGCCGacggaggcaaattcacaccttgaaactatggtcccctgtgatgagcatcatatggttgatgcaaatactcccaatatcatgagatgatatttttgagttagggtgaatatcatgtgccttgatattcttgtttataccatacttcctgatatcatagtgagataatatttttttttctattccataattaatctagacttaatgcatttgcattgattttatcttccctagctaagagggagtgttaattatgttttgtgtatctatggtgagggccataagtgttgacatgggagatcactacacattttgtctgatcatcctccctagctaagagggagtgttaatgtttgtagcttgagtcgaatgatcatttagaatacatataatatatgttgattaataataatatattattatattattattaatcatataaaatataatattcaatattaatctattatattattctaaattaataattgattgatgaaacattataatattgattaaattattataattaaaggagagacatgtccgttcaaggacatgcctctccaaagtaatatatatagtataatgttattcaatttgtgaatacatagaattccaagaatgcaagtatcagattgaattagatatatacattaaaatacatccaataaaacttgggaaattcgacatgttaatgtttgtagcttgagtcaaatgatcatttagaatacatataatatatgttgaataataataatatattattatgttatattattatattattattaatcatataaaatttaatattcaatattaatctattatatcattctaaattaataattgattgatgaaacattataatattgattaaattattataattaaaggagagacatgtccgttcaaggacatgcctctccaaaggaatatatatagtataatgttattcaatttgtgaatacatagaattccaagaatgcaagtatcagattgaattagatatatacattaaaatacatccaataaaacctgggaaaatcgacatggtatcagagccaggtccaggctaggagccccaagcacacgagaggtgtggcttaagggggggtgttggtgttggaaataagccacacccggaccaacgatggactgatccaagaggggccagtagctcagtggtagagcactccagcagcgtatggaaggtcctaggttcgagtcctagctggtccatgtctcaacaaaaaaTAGAGTAGAATGTGAATAGACAAAGAATGCATGTGACAGGTTGTCATATGAGAAGCCATTGTGTATAATACAAATGCTTAAAAAAACAAGATGTAAATGCTATTTGCATCAAGTATTACAATTCAATTAGTAAGAGAGTTCATATTTAGTAGTGTATGCTTTTGTACATTATGAACTTTCCTTGTTCAGGTGCATAATTTACTTGTGTGGCATCAGGTTTTCGACAGAACCCAGAGCACAAATACGAAAATGCACAAAAATCTGAAATTCCCAATACTATTTTTCTCTTAATAGTGGAAATTCAAATGCAAAGTTATCATCTGACACTATTGCTCTGGTTTCCTTCATATAAGCTGAAATTGAATAATGAATGAACTAACAATCCACAAGTGCTTGAAAACCATATATGTTCAGTTACAAAGTATGTGAATACAAATGACTTGCATATGATGCCAATGAGGTAAGACTGTAAGTGCCAAACAACAAAAATGTGCAAATAAGATGAATTTACTTGAGTATAATCTACCTGAATCGAGTTATTCAATGCAGCAACAACCTTGTCTTTATTTGTGTGTTTCTTCCGCTGGCATCTTGAAATATGTCGCCTTGCTAACCAGTCCCAACAACTTTCATCATTTGCAAAATCTTTCTGCATGCTTCTGCACATCTCATCTTCTAAGGCATTTGCTTTTTCAACATCAAGATGATCTAACATTTCAACAAATTGTTGACGAAATCTAAGACTGGATGGAATCGCGTCAACTGCCTTATTAAAAATAACATAAGCCATCTTGAAACCTAACTCCCTAATTGCAAGCACGTCTGCATTCAATTCTGACTCCTTACTCTCTGTTTCCAAAATTTCTCCATCATCAGGCTTTTCTTCATTTAGGGACATGAACAAGTCACTGTTTTCTTTTTTCCACTCTTCCTTGTCTTCAGCATCACGCAAAGAAGAAACTTTATCAAGTCCAAGTGCTATTTTGCGGGCTCTCAATTTGTTAACAAAGATGAGTTCCATGCGAAAGTACTCCAACCAAAGGATTTCTGACTTGGGGCATGCACGTATGCCACTCAGCATAAGAGCCCGTGCAGCATTTACGTTCAGATTGCGTTCAAACTCCCAAGCTGCAGCATATATCCAAAGTCCAGGAACATTCGGATGATAGTTAAGTGCTTTTCCCAGAACCTGCAGGTTTCAATTATCTATAAATGTTAATTCTTTACAATAAGTTGATCCTTGAAATCATTGGCATTATGAATCATACAACAGGAACAACATTTTATTAAAGAATATTATAAGTGATCGACACCAATTTCCTGCATCTTAGATCCTACAATCAAATTTCAATTACTTATATAGCTAATTATTGTGTCACTTCATCCACTGCCTGCTCTCGGTATTTTAATATTTTGGAAACATGAGTTGCTCTTGTATCTTGTATCTATGCAAGCATTGCATAAAATCCTATGCAATTTATTTCACCAACACATTGTTTTGATTCTATCAAAGAACGAATGTCCATAGTTATACAATAGTTGGAATTTGGCAGCAAAAACCAAAGCAATTAGAATGTTCTCAGGCAGCATTCTAGCAGCCATGGCAAAAGAAACAAAAAGTTTAGTTGAAAATATGCAAGAAACAATCTAGAAGTAATtacatcaacacaaaagaatgagTAAAATGACCAATTTTGGAGGAGTGTTTTTTTTCTCATAAATTCgaccaaaaataaacaaaaatgacCAATTTCAGAAGAGTACTTTTTTTCTCATAAATACAATCGAAAAAACAAATCAATTGCACACTAACAGCAAACCTAAAACAACAAGAGATCATTTAATTCAACTTTACCCATAATTCTACTCCAAGAATTACTTCTTTCTCGAGAAGCCTGAAAAGGCAAGGCTATATAGAATCATGTTACTGGAGATGAACTGGACCCAAACAGGAAGGAGAGATCTTTACTAAGCAAGCAGAAATTTCCAGAAGCTGAAAGAACCATATATCAGTTTCTaactaagaaaagaagaaaatatgATATCGTACATTTGACAAGGAGGAAAGAATGGAAATTAAACTCAACCATGACCAGATTCAACTTGGAGTTATGATAACACACTGTTTACAGTAGCCGTCATAATTATAAAGAAACTTGCTTAGATTTGTTTAACTTTGATTTAAACTTCTCTGAGATTGCTGTGTCTGAAATTTAACCCGTTGTTTTAATGTTTTAACTATTATCTAAGCTTCTCTTAGAATGGTGTGTCTTCAATTAATCCAAGGTCAGTAATCTCCCCCATTAATCAACGAACTTGTGTCTGAATATCCAAAATGCAACTGAATCTCAGCAAATTAGTGTTCAACAAGCCCAGAAAATCTGTTCATGCAGTGAAAGTGTAGGATGCAAAGCTTATAAGCAAAATGAAGAGAAAATAAAGATGCCGGACCTTTTTCATGTTGTTGTTTCTGTGTTCTCTGCAAAACTCGGCATACTCGAACCAAAGCCTCAAATCTCCCTTGTTTCTTGTAAGAAGCCTGCGATAAATATCTAGAATCCTTCTTGCACTAGCCTTATCACAGAGAGAAAAATGCCactttttattgttttctttcaaACCTCTGACTACCTCCTTTTTTCTCAGATTCCGTAAAGCTTCGAGCTGCTTTTCATATTCAATATAACGAAGATAGTCTTCCTTAAGAGGGCATGGTCGCTTCAATTGGTACTCAAAGTCCCTTCTTCTCCTCACAACTTCTTTAATCTCTGTCTTGTTAAACAGGCCTCTTTTCTCTAAATCATCCAGCTCTGGAATCATGCGCTCCAGCTTATACTGAACGGTGTCCGCCATCTTCTACGAAATCCAAGTAAACTCGCAGCCAGTAGATATCCTGATAGACTACAATGCTATGGCTGAATAAATGAAACagaaaatatgaatgcaagggttTTGGGAGGTTTTTGCAG contains these protein-coding regions:
- the LOC131049986 gene encoding uncharacterized protein LOC131049986 isoform X2, whose translation is MADTVQYKLERMIPELDDLEKRGLFNKTEIKEVVRRRRDFEYQLKRPCPLKEDYLRYIEYEKQLEALRNLRKKEVVRGLKENNKKWHFSLCDKASARRILDIYRRLLTRNKGDLRLWFEYAEFCREHRNNNMKKVLGKALNYHPNVPGLWIYAAAWEFERNLNVNAARALMLSGIRACPKSEILWLEYFRMELIFVNKLRARKIALGLDKVSSLRDAEDKEEWKKENSDLFMSLNEEKPDDGEILETESKESELNADVLAIRELGFKMAYVIFNKAVDAIPSSLRFRQQFVEMLDHLDVEKANALEDEMCRSMQKDFANDESCWDWLARRHISRCQRKKHTNKDKVVAALNNSIQVYEDALNTLTSSKMFGYYTKFLQNLIDLDKSEVLESLALFRSFVSNAEEIAMNLINLYERAECLGCLDEDLAEEHICFLLKVGDVDAARQLAAKFCTGAFSKVAKIWNLRMSLEIKSAMMNSTTVCKPDLQSLFELYKHVLLTIPVSEAHHLWHTAMEFFSSQSDYLDQILNMLAKVFSGGGGGYAGASLASAALDWVLQNQGLSCAREMYKKPDNLIQAVQFIGVQERRSRTLQHLLRLISH
- the LOC131049986 gene encoding uncharacterized protein LOC131049986 isoform X3, yielding MADTVQYKLERMIPELDDLEKRGLFNKTEIKEVVRRRRDFEYQLKRPCPLKEDYLRYIEYEKQLEALRNLRKKEVVRGLKENNKKWHFSLCDKASARRILDIYRRLLTRNKGDLRLWFEYAEFCREHRNNNMKKVLGKALNYHPNVPGLWIYAAAWEFERNLNVNAARALMLSGIRACPKSEILWLEYFRMELIFVNKLRARKIALGLDKVSSLRDAEDKEEWKKENSDLFMSLNEEKPDDGEILETESKESELNADVLAIRELGFKMAYVIFNKAVDAIPSSLRFRQQFVEMLDHLDVEKANALEDEMCRSMQKDFANDESCWDWLARRHISRCQRKKHTNKDKVVAALNNSIQVYEDALNTLTSSKMFGYYTKFLQNLIDLDKSEVLESLALFRSFVSNAEEIAMNLINLYERAECLGCLDEDLAEEHICFLLKVGDVDAARQLAAKFCTGAFSKVAKIWNLRMSLEIKSAMMNSTTVCKPDLQSLFELYKHVLLTIPVSEAHHLWHTAMEFFSSQSDYLDQILNMLAKVFSGGGGGYAGASLASAALDWVLQNQGLSCAREMYKKSQHQVFQTLYCT
- the LOC131049986 gene encoding uncharacterized protein LOC131049986 isoform X1 — translated: MADTVQYKLERMIPELDDLEKRGLFNKTEIKEVVRRRRDFEYQLKRPCPLKEDYLRYIEYEKQLEALRNLRKKEVVRGLKENNKKWHFSLCDKASARRILDIYRRLLTRNKGDLRLWFEYAEFCREHRNNNMKKVLGKALNYHPNVPGLWIYAAAWEFERNLNVNAARALMLSGIRACPKSEILWLEYFRMELIFVNKLRARKIALGLDKVSSLRDAEDKEEWKKENSDLFMSLNEEKPDDGEILETESKESELNADVLAIRELGFKMAYVIFNKAVDAIPSSLRFRQQFVEMLDHLDVEKANALEDEMCRSMQKDFANDESCWDWLARRHISRCQRKKHTNKDKVVAALNNSIQVYEDALNTLTSSKMFGYYTKFLQNLIDLDKSEVLESLALFRSFVSNAEEIAMNLINLYERAECLGCLDEDLAEEHICFLLKVGDVDAARQLAAKFCTGAFSKVAKIWNLRMSLEIKSAMMNSTTVCKPDLQSLFELYKHVLLTIPVSEAHHLWHTAMEFFSSQSDYLDQILNMLAKVFSGGGGGYAGASLASAALDWVLQNQGLSCAREMYKNLLALPGPSIKFFKHCIALESQLAAVGCEEARQNICKLYDSALKIYDQNIELWLDYCSEELKAGQSNPGSSVYWRARKTIKDTAAFIEAYQSLKS